A window of Oncorhynchus tshawytscha isolate Ot180627B linkage group LG10, Otsh_v2.0, whole genome shotgun sequence contains these coding sequences:
- the LOC112260187 gene encoding UDP-N-acetylglucosamine transporter isoform X1 codes for MPNPGLSPLALPPGSEESSCHVSMSLPSASQSQSRLKYVSLGVLVLQTTSLVLTMRYSRTLLGEGPRYLASSAVVSAELLKILTCLLLVFYDHSFSVRALNRVLNEEILNKPMETLKLAIPSGIYTLQNNLLYVALSNLDAATYQVTYQLKILTTALFSVSMLGKRLGLYQWLSLLILMTGIALVQWPTESLGGPSSKPLSAGSQLVGVIAVLIACFSSGFAGVYFEKILKETKQSVWVRNIQLGLFGLVFGLIGVFVYDGERVRESGVFQGYNSLTWTVVALQALGGLVIAAVIKYADNILKGFATSLSIILSTLISYFWLKDFDPTSVFFLGAMLVIAATFLYGYEGKRPAINHSKV; via the exons ATG CCTAACCCAGGGTTGTCCCCTCTGGCCTTGCCCCCTGGCTCTGAGGAGTCATCCTGCCACGTCTCCATGTCGTTGCCCTCAGCCTCCCAGTCCCAGTCGCGGCTGAAGTACGTGTCCCTGGGAGTGCTGGTGCTGCAGACCACCTCGTTGGTGCTCACCATGAGGTACTCGCGCACGCTGCTAGGCGAGGGGCCGCGCTACCTAGCCTCCTCAGCCGTGGTTTCGGCTGAGCTGCTCAAGATCCTCACCTGCCTGCTGCTCGTCTTCTACGACCACA GCTTCAGTGTTCGGGCATTGAATCGTGTGCTGAATGAAGAGATTCTCAACAAGCCCATGGAGACGTTGAAGTTGGCCATCCCATCAGGCATCTACACACTCCAGAACAACCTGCTTTATGTCGCCCTGTCCAACCTGGATGCTGCTACCTACCAG GTGACGTACCAGCTGAAAATCCTGACCACGGCCCTGTTCTCAGTGTCCATGCTGGGGAAGAGACTGGGGCTCTACCAGTGGCTATCTCTGCTCATCCTCATGACTGGTATCGCTCTCGTACAG TGGCCTACAGAGTCTCTGGGTGGGCCATCTTCGAAGCCTCTGTCTGCAGGCTCCCAGTTAGTCGGTGTGATAGCCGTACTAATAGCCTGCTTCTCCAGTGGCTTCGCTGGAGTCTACTTTGAGAAGATCCTCAAAGAAACCAAACAGAGTGTATGGGTCCGCAACATCCAGTTAG GTTTGTTTGGTCTGGTGTTTGGTCTTATTGGAGTGTTTGTGTAcgacggagagagagtgagggagtccGGAGTGTTCCAAGGCTACAACTCACTCACCTGGACCGTTGTAGCCCTGCAG GCTCTGGGCGGGTTGGTCATAGCAGCAGTCATTAAGTATGCAGACAACATCCTGAAGGGCTTCGCCACGTCACTCTCCATCATCCTGTCGACACTCATATCCTACTTCTGGTTGAAGGACTTcgaccctaccag tgtgttcttCCTGGGAGCAATGCTGGTCATTGCTGCCACCTTCCTCTATGGCTATGAGGGCAAGAGGCCTGCCATCAACCACAGCAAAGTATAG
- the LOC112260187 gene encoding UDP-N-acetylglucosamine transporter isoform X2 — translation MSLPSASQSQSRLKYVSLGVLVLQTTSLVLTMRYSRTLLGEGPRYLASSAVVSAELLKILTCLLLVFYDHSFSVRALNRVLNEEILNKPMETLKLAIPSGIYTLQNNLLYVALSNLDAATYQVTYQLKILTTALFSVSMLGKRLGLYQWLSLLILMTGIALVQWPTESLGGPSSKPLSAGSQLVGVIAVLIACFSSGFAGVYFEKILKETKQSVWVRNIQLGLFGLVFGLIGVFVYDGERVRESGVFQGYNSLTWTVVALQALGGLVIAAVIKYADNILKGFATSLSIILSTLISYFWLKDFDPTSVFFLGAMLVIAATFLYGYEGKRPAINHSKV, via the exons ATGTCGTTGCCCTCAGCCTCCCAGTCCCAGTCGCGGCTGAAGTACGTGTCCCTGGGAGTGCTGGTGCTGCAGACCACCTCGTTGGTGCTCACCATGAGGTACTCGCGCACGCTGCTAGGCGAGGGGCCGCGCTACCTAGCCTCCTCAGCCGTGGTTTCGGCTGAGCTGCTCAAGATCCTCACCTGCCTGCTGCTCGTCTTCTACGACCACA GCTTCAGTGTTCGGGCATTGAATCGTGTGCTGAATGAAGAGATTCTCAACAAGCCCATGGAGACGTTGAAGTTGGCCATCCCATCAGGCATCTACACACTCCAGAACAACCTGCTTTATGTCGCCCTGTCCAACCTGGATGCTGCTACCTACCAG GTGACGTACCAGCTGAAAATCCTGACCACGGCCCTGTTCTCAGTGTCCATGCTGGGGAAGAGACTGGGGCTCTACCAGTGGCTATCTCTGCTCATCCTCATGACTGGTATCGCTCTCGTACAG TGGCCTACAGAGTCTCTGGGTGGGCCATCTTCGAAGCCTCTGTCTGCAGGCTCCCAGTTAGTCGGTGTGATAGCCGTACTAATAGCCTGCTTCTCCAGTGGCTTCGCTGGAGTCTACTTTGAGAAGATCCTCAAAGAAACCAAACAGAGTGTATGGGTCCGCAACATCCAGTTAG GTTTGTTTGGTCTGGTGTTTGGTCTTATTGGAGTGTTTGTGTAcgacggagagagagtgagggagtccGGAGTGTTCCAAGGCTACAACTCACTCACCTGGACCGTTGTAGCCCTGCAG GCTCTGGGCGGGTTGGTCATAGCAGCAGTCATTAAGTATGCAGACAACATCCTGAAGGGCTTCGCCACGTCACTCTCCATCATCCTGTCGACACTCATATCCTACTTCTGGTTGAAGGACTTcgaccctaccag tgtgttcttCCTGGGAGCAATGCTGGTCATTGCTGCCACCTTCCTCTATGGCTATGAGGGCAAGAGGCCTGCCATCAACCACAGCAAAGTATAG
- the LOC112260188 gene encoding protein FAM78B-like: MCILVRYRLLPSSLVLLTLLLASTMGCIQSISCKPRIRRENIVVYEVSASIDQCPTVIEENSPIVLRYKTPYFRASAGIVMPPVPRNETWVVGWIQACTQMEFYNTYGDIGMSSWELPELREGRAKAISDSDGVSYPWYGNTTETVTLTGPTSKPSHLTVSMNDNFYPSVTWAVPISNSNTPMLSHITRDQSFITWLVAINSVTKERIVLQTVRWRMRVDIAVDPDMPLGSRASLVGRPHQEQPHILNYQEPIPPNALGRPNANDAQVLMWRPRRGAPLVVIPPK; the protein is encoded by the exons ATGTGCATACTGGTCAGGTATCGTCTTCTCCCTTCGTCTCTGGTTCTGCTTACTCTGCTACTTGCCAGCACCATGGGCTGTATCCAGAGCATCTCCTGCAAGCCTCGCATTAGAAGGGAGAACATTGTAGTCTACGAGGTATCGGCCTCCATTGACCAGTGCCCAACGGTGATAGAGGAGAACTCGCCCATAGTGCTGCGGTATAAGACACCTTACTTCAGGGCCTCCGCAGGGATCGTGATGCCTCCGGTGCCCCGCAATGAGACCTGGGTGGTGGGTTGGATCCAGGCTTGTACACAAATGGAGTTCTACAATACTTATGGGGACATTGGCAT GTCCAGCTGGGAGTTACCAGAGCTCCGTGAGGGCCGGGCCAAGGCAATCAGCGACTCGGACGGGGTCAGCTACCCATGGTACGGCAACACCACTGAGACGGTCACCCTTACGGGTCCCACGTCCAAACCGTCGCACCTCACAGTCAGCATGAACGACAACTTCTACCCCAGTGTGACCTGGGCCGTTCCCATCAGCAACAGCAACACGCCAATGCTGTCACACATCACCCGAGACCAGAGCTTCATCACCTGGTTGGTTGCCATCAACTCTGTCACCAAG GAGCGCATCGTGCTGCAGACTGTGCGGTGGCGGATGCGGGTGGACATCGCTGTGGACCCTGACATGCCCCTGGGCTCCCGGGCCTCCCTAGTAGGACGTCCTCACCAGGAGCAGCCCCATATTCTCAACTACCAGGAACCAATACCCCCCAACGCCCTGGGACGACCCAATGCCAATGACGCCCAAGTGCTGATGTGGAGGCCCCGCAGAGGGGCACCCCTAGTGGTGATACCGCCCAAATAA